Proteins encoded by one window of Toxotes jaculatrix isolate fToxJac2 chromosome 22, fToxJac2.pri, whole genome shotgun sequence:
- the slc25a3a gene encoding solute carrier family 25 member 3a isoform X1, giving the protein MYPTSLTQLARANPFSAPLFQLQKVEEPQQSLHGQRTRRLAAAAVAEEDVSCEFGSSKYYALCGFGGILSCGITHTAVVPLDLVKCRLQVNPDKYKSIGNGFAVTVREDGVRGLAKGWAPTFIGYSMQGLCKFGFYEVFKILYSDMLGEENTYLWRTSLYLAASASAEFFADIALAPMEAVKVRIQTQPGYANTLRQCVPKMFAEEGLWAFYKGVVPLWMRQIPYTMMKFACFERTVELLYKYVVPKPRSECSKPEQLVVTFVAGYIAGVFCAIVSHPADSVVSVLNKEKGSTAFGVLKKLGPKGVWKGLVARIIMIGTLTALQWFIYDSVKVYFRLPRPPPPEMPESLKKKLGLTE; this is encoded by the exons ATGTACCCGACCTCATTGACGCAGCTGGCCCGGGCTAACCCGTTCAGCGCCCCCTTGTTCCAGCTCCAGAAAGTGGAAGAACCCCAGCAGAGCCTTCATGGACAGAGGACCCGCAGACTGGCAGCAGCCGCCGTCGCAGAAG AGGATGTCAGCTGCGAGTTTGGCTCCTCAAAGTACTATGCCCTGTGTGGGTTTGGGGGTATCCTGAGCTGCggcatcacacacactgcagtggtgCCCCTCGACCTTGTCAAGTGCCGTCTGCAG GTGAACCCAGATAAATACAAAAGCATTGGCAACGGCTTTGCAGTGACAGTGAGGGAAGATGGTGTCAGAGGTTTGGCAAAGGGCTGGGCCCCCACCTTCATTGGCTACTCCATGCAGGGACTGTGCAAGTTTGGCTTCTACGAAGTGTTTAAGATCCTCTACAGTGACATGCTGGGAGAG GAGAACACCTACCTGTGGAGGACATCACTGTACCTGGCTGCCTCAGCCAGCGCAGAGTTCTTTGCCGACATCGCTCTGGCTCCCATGGAGGCTGTCAAAGTTCGTATCCAGACCCAGCCGGGCTACGCCAACACCCTCAGGCAGTGTGTTCCCAAGATGTTCGCAGAGGAAGGGCTCTGGGC TTTCTATAAGGGTGTGGTGCCCCTGTGGATGAGACAGATCCCCTACACCATGATGAAGTTTGCCTGCTTCGAACGCACCGTGGAGCTGCTCTACAAGTATGTTGTTCCCAAGCCCCGCAGCGAGTGCAGCAAACCCGAGCAGCTGGTTGTCACCTTTGTGGCAGGTTACATTG ctggTGTGTTCTGTGCCATCGTGTCTCACCCTGCTGACTCTGTGGTGTCTGTGCTGAACAAGGAGAAGGGCAGCACTGCTTTCGGGGTCCTCAAGAAGCTGGGACCCAAAG GAGTGTGGAAGGGTCTGGTGGCCCGTATCATCATGATCGGTACTCTGACCGCCCTGCAGTGGTTCATCTACGACTCCGTCAAGGTCTACTTCCGCCTgccccgcccccctccccctgaGATGCCAGAGTCCCTGAAGAAGAAGCTTGGCCtcacagagtaa
- the slc25a3a gene encoding solute carrier family 25 member 3a isoform X2: protein MYPTSLTQLARANPFSAPLFQLQKVEEPQQSLHGQRTRRLAAAAVAEEGDSCEFGSQKYFVLCGFGGILSCGTTHTAVVPLDLVKCRMQVNPDKYKSIGNGFAVTVREDGVRGLAKGWAPTFIGYSMQGLCKFGFYEVFKILYSDMLGEENTYLWRTSLYLAASASAEFFADIALAPMEAVKVRIQTQPGYANTLRQCVPKMFAEEGLWAFYKGVVPLWMRQIPYTMMKFACFERTVELLYKYVVPKPRSECSKPEQLVVTFVAGYIAGVFCAIVSHPADSVVSVLNKEKGSTAFGVLKKLGPKGVWKGLVARIIMIGTLTALQWFIYDSVKVYFRLPRPPPPEMPESLKKKLGLTE, encoded by the exons ATGTACCCGACCTCATTGACGCAGCTGGCCCGGGCTAACCCGTTCAGCGCCCCCTTGTTCCAGCTCCAGAAAGTGGAAGAACCCCAGCAGAGCCTTCATGGACAGAGGACCCGCAGACTGGCAGCAGCCGCCGTCGCAGAAG AGGGTGACAGTTGCGAGTTCGGCTCTCAGAAGTATTTCGTCCTGTGTGGCTTTGGTGGGATTCTGAGCTGtggcaccacacacacagctgtcgtTCCCCTTGATCTGGTCAAATGCAGAATGCAG GTGAACCCAGATAAATACAAAAGCATTGGCAACGGCTTTGCAGTGACAGTGAGGGAAGATGGTGTCAGAGGTTTGGCAAAGGGCTGGGCCCCCACCTTCATTGGCTACTCCATGCAGGGACTGTGCAAGTTTGGCTTCTACGAAGTGTTTAAGATCCTCTACAGTGACATGCTGGGAGAG GAGAACACCTACCTGTGGAGGACATCACTGTACCTGGCTGCCTCAGCCAGCGCAGAGTTCTTTGCCGACATCGCTCTGGCTCCCATGGAGGCTGTCAAAGTTCGTATCCAGACCCAGCCGGGCTACGCCAACACCCTCAGGCAGTGTGTTCCCAAGATGTTCGCAGAGGAAGGGCTCTGGGC TTTCTATAAGGGTGTGGTGCCCCTGTGGATGAGACAGATCCCCTACACCATGATGAAGTTTGCCTGCTTCGAACGCACCGTGGAGCTGCTCTACAAGTATGTTGTTCCCAAGCCCCGCAGCGAGTGCAGCAAACCCGAGCAGCTGGTTGTCACCTTTGTGGCAGGTTACATTG ctggTGTGTTCTGTGCCATCGTGTCTCACCCTGCTGACTCTGTGGTGTCTGTGCTGAACAAGGAGAAGGGCAGCACTGCTTTCGGGGTCCTCAAGAAGCTGGGACCCAAAG GAGTGTGGAAGGGTCTGGTGGCCCGTATCATCATGATCGGTACTCTGACCGCCCTGCAGTGGTTCATCTACGACTCCGTCAAGGTCTACTTCCGCCTgccccgcccccctccccctgaGATGCCAGAGTCCCTGAAGAAGAAGCTTGGCCtcacagagtaa
- the ldhba gene encoding L-lactate dehydrogenase B-A chain has product MSSVLQKLISPLASTPAEPPRNKVTVVGVGQVGMACAISILLRDLCDELALVDVMEDRLKGEMMDLQHGSLFLKTSKIVADKDYAVTANSRLVVVTAGVRQQEGESRLNLVQRNVNVFKSIIPQIIKYSPNCTLIVVSNPVDVLTYVTWKLSGLPKHRVIGSGTNLDSARFRYMMAERLGIHASSFNGWVLGEHGDTSVPVWSGANVAGVNLQKLNPEIGTDADKEQWKATHKAVVDSAYEVIKLKGYTNWAIGLSVADLTESIVKNMSRVHPVSTMVKDMYGIGEEVFLSLPCVLNSTGVSSVVNMTLTDAEVAQLRKSADTLWGIQKDLKDI; this is encoded by the exons ATGTCCTCCGTTCTGCAGAAGCTGATCAGCCCTCTGGCCAGCACCCCCGCTGAGCCTCCCAGGAACAAGGTGACAGTGGTCGGGGTGGGCCAGGTGGGCATGGCCTGCGCCATCAGCATCCTGCTGCGG GACCTGTGCGATGAGCTGGCTCTTGTGGATGTGATGGAGGATCGTCTGAAGGGCGAGATGATGGACCTGCAGCACGGCAGCCTCTTTCTCAAGACCTCCAAGATCGTCGCCGACAAAG actACGCAGTGACAGCCAACTCCCGCCTGGTCGTGGTGACGGCCGGTGTTCGCCAGCAGGAGGGCGAGAGCCGTCTCAACCTGGTGCAGAGGAACGTCAACGTCTTCAAGTCCATCATCCCCCAGATCATCAAGTACAGCCCCAACTGCACACTCATCGTGGTCTCCAACCCTG TCGACGTGCTGACCTATGTGACCTGGAAGCTGAGCGGTCTGCCCAAGCACCGTGTCATCGGCAGCGGCACCAACCTGGACTCAGCCCGCTTCCGTTACATGATGGCCGAACGCCTCGGCATCCACGCCTCCTCCTTCAACGGCTGGGTGCTGGGCGAGCACGGAGACACCAGCG tgcCTGTGTGGAGCGGCGCAAACGTGGCTGGAGTCAACCTGCAGAAGCTGAATCCTGAGATCGGCACTGACGCCGACAAAGAGCAGTGGAAGGCCACACACAAGGCTGTGGTGGACAg CGCCTACGAGGTGATCAAGCTGAAGGGCTACACCAACTGGGCCATCGGCCTGAGCGTGGCCGACCTGACCGAGAGCATCGTCAAGAACATGAGCCGAGTTCACCCGGTCTCCACCATGGTcaag gaCATGTACGGCATCGGGGAGGAggtcttcctgtctctgcccTGCGTGCTGAACAGCACCGGCGTGAGCAGCGTGGTCAACATGACCCTGACGGACGCCGAGGTGGCCCAGCTGAGGAAGAGCGCCGACACGCTGTGGGGCATCCAGAAGGACCTCAAGGACATTTGA
- the kiss2 gene encoding kisspeptin 2, producing MRLVALVVVCGLIVGEGGGSVGAALPGSESALRTRATGSVLSALRRRSADFPAEDPGLCFSPRENEDQRQLLCNDRRSKFNFNPFGLRFGKRYNVYRRAAKRARTNKISPLYLFPRELEVPT from the exons ATGAGACTCGTGGCTCTGGTGGTGGTGTGCGGGCTGATCGTCGGTGAGGGTGGAGGGAGTGTGGGAGCAGCTCTGCCCGGATCCGAGTCTGCACTGAGGACGCGAGCAACAG GATCAGTCCTCTCCGCGCTCAGGAGGAGATCCGCAGATTTCCCCGCGGAGGATCCCGGCTTGTGTTTCTCCCCCAGGGAGAACGAGGACCAGCGGCAGCTGCTGTGCAACGACCGCAGGAGTAAATTCAACTTCAACCCGTTCGGCCTTCGCTTCGGGAAACGCTACAACGTTTACAGAAGAGCCGCCAAGAGAGCCAGGACCAATAAGATCTCGCCTCTTTATCTTTTCCCGCGAGAACTGGAGGTGCccacctga